Below is a genomic region from Apium graveolens cultivar Ventura unplaced genomic scaffold, ASM990537v1 ctg741, whole genome shotgun sequence.
TACGATTAACCTTATCTAGCTCCTTAATTATCCTATTAAAATCAGTTAATAACAATATTTGAATAAGTTATGCAAAATCCTCATCCCAGAATTTATGTAACAAACTTGTAACTTCAACTGAATCCTTGATTTCACCTCAGTGTCCTGTTTCTTTGGTGTTCACATAAACAAATCATACCAGCTTGAAATAAAAAGTGAATGCATTTATATATCAAAACACGTCAAGTTCGACAATATCTTGTGTGGTCTTTAAGTAGCAATATCAGACATCAAGAAATCAGCAAAAGTTATAGAATGAAATTAGCTTATATCATTTGGTGAGAAGAAGCTATAACTGTGGATACATCCAACTATGTTGAAGAAGACTAATGTAAATACTGAATACATTAGCAGAAACAAGTCACATAGCTTTCAGAAAGTTCAGAAAAATACCATTAAGGAACTGCATCTTCGTTTGAGGGTGAGTGGCCAAGCACTGCATTCAATAGAAAATACACTTTGATATTAGAGTTGCATACATAATTTTTAAGTACATAGAGGACCAGCTATGGCTCCTGCATaagtaaaaataaatttgatatatatagataataaatttgataagtaaaaataaatttgatAAGAAAAAAGTTTGAAAATTAGGAAATCGAACATATAAAGCAAATACATTACAAAGTTAATACCACTAGAAAAGGAAATTAAAGGAGCGGAAATGACCTCAAACAAAACAAGTACATCACAAACTTTACTTGAATCTTTCATGGTAAGTTTCTCAGGTGTTAATGACTTGTATATAGATAATACTTCCTGCAATAAAGAAGATAATTCCATTAATCACCAACTGTAAAACACAACATTCTTATTTGAATAGATAGAATAGCCAATACAAACCACAAGGCTGAGCTTGTCAAACAAAGTAGTAAATCATTTAAATGATTCCAATGACCATCATGTGCGGATTTCATAAATTGTATCAAGTTCTGATTCAGATGTGATGCAACTTGATCTTAAGGGTAGGACTTCTCTAAGACGTGTGACATAAAAGTTGCAGAACTTCCTTACAATGCCTATTTTCCAGatttttgggtttcaaaatttcaaatttcCAAAATATTTGAGATCTCCGCAAATCTTCTCATTAGTTCAATGAAAGATTTCTTCGGCAACTGACAAGCAAAGATACGGGTGCAGAAGTGCTGGGGTGCGTGGAAAAAAAtctaataaatatataataatatgggAATTCGGGTGCGGGGGACACGACATATAGAAATATAGATTTTCTCTAGATTTGATGTTACATATATTCAATCTGGTTAAAAAAACCACAAACTATAAGCAAATTTAATCAAATGCATAACTTATTGATCTAAAACACAAAATATAggtaaaatattttaatttatgcAAAAATGAACACTAGCATAATACGTTTGTATTTACTAACAAAAACTGATACTTAATTTTACGAAAATAGGCGGTTAACAGAAATTTTGATTACAAATTGTGGGGAAAGAATCAAAATTAGGATTCAGGATGAATCCCCTATCCGATGAGGGGACGTGCATGTCATAGTATCGGACACAAGGATCAAGGGATTCACAAACAAGTATAATCATTTCAAAAGACAAGAAAGAATAAGGATCATTAATCACGAAATATTGATTAAATACTATATAACTGGGGGACACTGGACTTGAGAAGATCAAATATAACAATGTAACCTAGATACTGCCATTTTGGTTTAGTAGTCCACTTCAGTATTAAGATGTGAGGAAGAAACTCAAATCAAAACAGGGAACTTTTTGTTAATGTTAACCAAAATTAGAAGTTAATAAAAAGAATTCACGACATGATATAATTTAAGCAAGCTATTAAAACAAATACATTTAGTTTGATCAATGCAAAGCATTTGGTAGACCCAAGTCATTGTGCATACCGATAGGAGTAAGAAAACCGTACTGATTGACCGCCAAATGTGGAGGGCCAAATCTTGAATTCTTCCCTGTTTCTGTATTGATAAATCACATGTTAGAAATGAAATATACTATATCACCCAATAGACATTAGAACATAGAGTGTAAATAATTTGACTCTGCAGGCTGGACTGCACTTTAAACTTCTAACAAGCAAACTTAAATGATACTATACAGTCATTTAGGCGAGTCAAGATCATCATTTCTCTGCACATACTTATTGTTCTAAATAAATATAAAACTACAAAATATCGAAAGAATCCACGTAAAAGTGACATTTGGTGCATACAAAGATATATATTTGCACATTCCGATTGAAGAGATACTTTCATAAATCAGACTGATTACAAATAAATATCGATCTATGTTTGTGTATGAACCACATAAAGAATGAAATCAAACGAATGAGTATATCTGGTTTACATAATCCCTGTTCGATTAAACCACACTTTATGAAAATGAAATGACCATCATAGACATCATAAAATCATGACAAGGCCACAATTTAACTTGTATTTCAacatatgaatgcataatttaaACTCTTTAAAAACTCAGATCTATTGTCAATTACTTCTAATCAAGACACACAAATATAAAAGATAACTCTAATCATAATTAATCATCAATCATTTCTAACCAGCCACGTTAAACAAGCTtaaacaaaaaacacaaaagcatCCAATCATGTATTAAAAACATCATTTATGAATTTACAATTACAGATCAATTTATGAATCAGGTTCTCGAAGCAACACAACCAAGTCCTCTACACTAGCAGAAGGCCAATCAATAGCTTTGCTAGCACCATCACAGGGACCATTGTTGTTAGCAGGTGCACCACCATTCGACATAACACTGTTGTCACCTTGTATCGGATCAGGATAAAGAGAGTCAGGGAGATTCAACATTGTTTCAGACAAAAACCCTAGATATGAACTGAACAAGATGGCTGCTGCTGTTATGTTGTGTAGGAAAAGAACACTGAACTAAAGATGCGGCAATATATTGGAGGCTGTAGGAATGAATATTTTTTCGGTATTTATAAGATTTTTCATTTTGCTGGAGTCACTGCTGTGTACCTAGGATTGGGTGCTGGACGTATCCTTTTTGCGGTTATTTGGAAAAACAATTTCTAGGGGACGTTAGAGGTTCATGGTTTTGGGCCTAAACCCACACTTTACATACCTCATCCTTACCTTTTACCTGTAAATTTGTGATTAAATATTTGTAAGATTTTTCATGTTTTGCATCAAATAATTTGGGATAGTTTGGGAAAAGAAAATTGTTATGGTATATAAATAAGGTTgcacaaaaattttaaaatctagGAGCAATCTTATACATGTATAAATTTATACCAATTATTGTTTGTACCATCACGGTAATTAATAAACAATAATtggaaaatatgattttttaaataactTATATTAGTTAAATCGTACATGATGGTAATAATGTAATTTAAATACATATATTTCAAGATACGTAATGATATTTGATCGTATTCGTGACTTAATAAACTACAGTATTTTGCACTTAATTTAAcgttaaaatcaaatttattccAACCAACTTGTAACAATCAATTAATAACTTTAGAAACGGCTATAAAGTTTATACATggtataaatatttaaaaaatgaagtttttttaaaatttgaaaccTAAATGATATGTTGTTTTAAAaatttgcagattttaatgagaATTTCTAATTCAAGATCTCCAAGTAATACTAATATATggaaaaaatttgaaaattgtagtaattattatttattcaaacaaagtaattaataaattataatgtTCTTAATCACCTATGGAAGTAAAGTGTTAATGATAATATTTACGTTAATTTTTCAAAATACATAAAAGTGAGATTTCAATGACATTTTGATTGTATTTCATGACATAAATGGAATCTATTATTTTGCCTTAAAATTTATGTAAAAGATAAATTTATTTTCAGCTATCAATAGTTACAATAATTTTGGAAACAACTGTAAAAAATTTAGGTTTAACGGATATAAATTTTGAACTATACTAACATGTTTAATAAATTCGCAGATTCGAACCAGAGTTTCCAATCAAAATTTGATGAATCCAACACATTATGTGAGGATTCtattcaaatatttcaaaaatcaattaGTGTAGTACTTTGTATAGGATTAATGGTGGATTGATGGGTCTAATCGAGAATTTTAGAATATTACTTTTTatcattaatttataatttttttaaccttCGTACTCAAACCAGATGTAAATAATTGGGTAGGACGGGGGTACTCGTCAatgttatttttcaatttttttttgcttttgaaATGCACTTTTTTTAATTTGTTTGCTAATATAGATCTAGTGATAGATGGTTAAACCCAGACTAGAAAACCTGTGTGGTCACAAGGCCTAAAATTAACCAGAACTCAACAGCCCACTCTCACGAAAATTTTAACCGCTaccaatttattttaaaatcatggattataatattttaaagcaaGCTGTTAAAGTcaaatatattgatataaatgGATCGACATATTTAATTtggatttcaattttaaaaatctttgACTTGTGTTTATTCAATAATAAGTTCTTTTTATTTTAGTAATTGGCAGTTTAAtccacttttatttttatttttgcgATTTCAGTCTACATTATTTTCTCTGCCAACTTGCACCCCATAAAATTGATTTCTCTTCTATTTGCACCCCGTTAATGACTTTCCATCCAAGATAACCGTTAACTTTAACGGAAGTAGGGACATTTCAGTAAATTACTAAcgaaaatagaagaaaataaagtaaatgaaaaagtctcttggtgttggaatttgtagtggcttgaagagctgtctgagtttgttgaatgatgtgaaagagagttgatttgaaatggtgctcatcacaatctttgctaaacatccaagatggagtgtttgtacttgagctatggcctgcttctccccctgtGTGCATgaaatcttcttcatcatcatcttcatccccaaactCCTCCGAACCACCAGCTGGATAGTCAAATTCATCACCAGCTGTGAAGGACATGGTAGTGATTGCATCattggccctttgcatagaagcagttgtgtgcacgaagttgagaattctctcagaagccacattgtcctgttcagctagaacttgataagctgaacatggtgagtaaatgcctcagctttaaaagaaacagagtctaagacagcttgataatcttgctgaaatagctatttcttttcagcctcattgacatcccttaactcactaacaatgggatcttcccattcttctgtacctgcttttctatcataatctctcttttcttacatcaagggctccccttggcttcccaccctcacaccttcaccttcacctactaaggtgggactccactcactcacttttgccaactAGAAGAAATAccttgcatattttcactcttttcctctccttttgcctgagagcaattcagcctctcactatgttcactccctttcctcaatcctaagagtgattgtacaactactaaatcatctgcacttgtgacaacaGTTGAGATTTCAATTTGTGCAGTgattcaacggatgagaaacatccgtcgaagtagtagttgaaagtgtcaatggataattgctgttaagcacatccgtcgagatacaatcactggtcaacggatgaacaatattcaTCGAGATAGtggaaatgacagagtttggagtagaaactactgtagaatctgtggtgattggtGAGATTTTGCATAGTATTCttagtagaatcagaaagaaatggaaacaaatcatctaacaaaTCTTTACTTGTGTGTTATTCAATAATAAGTTCTTTTTATTTTAGTAATTGGCAGTTCGTAAtccacttttatttttatttttgcgatttcagtctacattattttctctgtcaacttgcaccccataaaattaatttctcttctatttgcaccccgttaatgactttccatccaagataaccgttaactttaacggaagtagggacatttcagtaaattactaacgaaaatagaagaaataaagtaaatgaaaaagtctcttggtgttggaatttgtagtggcttgaagagctgtctgagtttgttgaatgatgtgaaagagagttgatttgaaatggtgctcatcacagtctttgctaaacatccaagatggagtgtttgtacttgagctatggcctgcttctccccctgtGTGCATGAAATCTTCTTCATCCATCTTCATCCCCAAACTCCTCAGAACCACCAGCTAGATAGTCAAATTCATCACCAGCTGTGAAGGGCATGgtagtgattgcatccttggccctttgcatagaagcagttgtgtgcaccaagttgagaattctctcagaagccacattgtcctgttcagctagaacttgataagctggaatatggtgagtaaatgcctcagctttaaaagaaacagagtctaagacagcttgataatcttgctgaaatagctatttcttttcagcctcattgacatcccttaattGTGTTCTAGAACAATGTTGATAATTTTATTATTTGGCCATATTAGTTCTTGAAGTTTCAGTAACTATTTTTTCTTCAGGAATTCAATTTTACCTGGTTTATTAACAGGTATTTAAAGTGCTTGCATAACGGGGAAGGATCTGTCATCGATATTCCACTTCAGTGCCTTTTTTACTTTTTGAAAACCCGTTATAAACATTAATGAACGAGAGACTTAAAGTTGTAGTTCATGTGCAATTTTTGATATTATTCCACCAATATCGTATCATAATCTTTAATTTTTTTGGATTGTTATCTCTTGTGTAAGGTGTGCTCTCATGGATCTACAACATTAATGAACGATGAGCTTTTTTGAGTTTCAAGTGGAGGTGAACATATCTCTCATGCCATCCATCTCAAGGATTAATGATTTTCTCCCTTTATTTCTTCCTATTACTTTTATATTTGTCGTATTTTTTCTCCTTTCATCTTCTCTTTTCATGGAATTTAGATTTTAGCCTTTACAATATGTTCTCCTGAAGGCATGTACATAATTTTAACTAAGATGAGCTTTCTGAGTCTTTTGCACGCTAGGAACCAGGTGATTGATTTATATCTTGGATCAGAGTTACAAAATATGTAAAGTACAAAGTGATTATTAAAGTAGGGTCTATTTATCAAGCTTCAGGTTGGATAGCGATCGCATTCTTAGCTAGCGATCCATTCCTAATCCTCCCATAGGTAAAAAAGTTTTAGGCATCATCATCTTATCGGTCATGAACattcactacgccataagtgcacataggcaacgaTTTTTATCCAGCGTTGCACAAAAAGCGTTGCATTATCTACAAAATTTTCAGTTTATTGCAACATAGTGGTGAAAGCGTTTCATTACATTGAAGCTACCATTGCTAATAACTGTTAGTGTTGTGCAGCATGCAACAGTAGAGGTCATAGCGTTGCattagatattttttttatttaataaatgtaACGTGGAAAATAAATCTGAGGTGGCGTGCTGGGGACCCACGGGTGCTAACGTGGCATGTTAACGTGtcatgccacgtcagcattttGGGCCCCACATATGGGGCCCATTGGTGATGTGGAATGCTGACATGGGATTAGTGGGACCCACATGGGGGCCCaaaatgctgacgtggcatgctgaCGTGGCACACAGTGGGGCCCACTTGCTGATGTGGCACTTCAGGCGTTGTATTTGCTTTATGGTGTTGCAGTAGGTTATTTAGTGTTGCGTTAGTTATTGTactattcttaaaatttatttgttatatttatgttataattttttttaaaatatttttaattgatccaaccgtacaaattttgtttcctactagttttagagatgtgtaatttttttttaaaaaaataaattttatatcacatgcttttttaatagtcaaaccccgtgcacacgggttcacattacgtagtcttgttccgggtggtgattctatttttttaaaatttttgttcaacgatccaaccgtacggatgatacctactaattttaaaaatgtctaaatattttttaaaaaattaaattttatatcgtatgtttttataatagtcaaattacggtcaacacgggttcctataaccaagacttgtcccgagtggtgattctattttcttgaaattcttgttcaatgatccaaccgtatagatgaTGTTACCTTCTAATTTTAGAGatgttaaattttttttttttaaaaaaatttagattttatatcacgtgcttttttaatagtcaaattacggtcaacacgggttgcTGTTACCTAGTATTGTCCCGAGTGATTATTCTATTTCTTTAAAATacttgttcaacgatccaaccgtatggatgatgatacctacttattttaaaaatgtgtaatttttttttaaaatttagattttatagcgtgtgtttttataatagtcaaattacggtcaacacgagtaaccaagtcttgtcccgagtggtgattctatttttttaaaattcttgttcaacgatccaacgtacggatgatattacctactaatttttaagttgtgtaattttttttaaaaaaattagatttgTATTATGTGtttttaatagtcaaattacggtcaacacgggttccatGTAGATTCTTGTCCCGAatgatttctatttttttttaaattcttgttcgacaattcaattatacaaataattgttccgattaattttatcattgtcgtgttattttgacatatattttacattagttatacaattttcttataatatttaaaattgtaaatatttaataaaaaactaaaaaataattaaatgatgttGAGACACAGATCTGCACACTTTCCCAGGCCAAAAAATTGGGCGGTTATTTCCCCCTTAACAAAAATtcactctttctctctaaatctGAGCTGATACtcgaaaattaaaataatattaaaataatttacaGAAAAGCAACAAgatatttatcaaaataattaagaAATGATTGTAAAGACTTAATTAAGTCAAGGCCCAGCCCGTTAACAGACAAGCCCtaaaaatttatcatttttatataaaccctaacaaacataaatcattaGCAGTGCCGCCTCGTCTTTCAACCCCTCTCTTCACTCAGATCTTCAGACCCCTTCTCACCTCCACCATCCTCTCCTCCGCTCACCTTCTTATTATATTCTCCTACACATCTCGATCCGAGATGTGTAGAAACAATCGAGAAATCAACAACCTAATCCGTACAACACGTTTCTCGAACCGCCTTCGTATGCTGAAGCAATATTTCGATCGTTCGATGGAGAAGATAGCAACGGAGGAAGTGGAGTCAACGGTCATGATTTGTTCGCAACTTCGACTTCACATTCCGGAGCGAAGTATGTGCGAATCACGGTTTCGGATCCTCAGAAGGAGCAAGACGTGTCGAATGGGAAGTTGCCGTTGGTGAGGACCACGGATGTGGCGTCGAGAATGTTGATGGGGCGGTGAAGTTGCCTTGGCAGTTGTTTGGGAGGGAGAGTTTGCAAGGGAGTGCATTGGATGTGAATGAGGTTGCGTTGCCTGCGAAAGGAGGGAGGGATTTGTTGAGGATTTTTAAGGAGTTGAAGCAGTCGGTTACGAATGATTGGGGTGCGGTTAAGCCACCGGTTGTGAGGAAGATAAGGAATTTTTCAAGAGGAAGGGTAAGTTGCAGGATTTCGAGAATCAGATTGATATTGGCTTCTCAAGCAGGTCTATTGAACTCTTTTGAtgtaaattataaattttgagTGCTATGTTTGTCGGTTATATAATTAGTAATGTTTCTCGATTCAAATATGTATTGATATTTGTCTGATAATGCTGATCTAGCGAGACCATTTTGAGTTGCGACATCTCAGACTTGATTAAGCTTAAATGTATGTTAATCCATTTCCTAGCTCCATACAATAAAGGAAATATCGATATTTGCCTCGGTGTTATATGtaaatttgtaatattttattactGTCATGTAGTTGATTTAGGTACTAATAAATATGTATAATGAAATGGGACGTATGCTATTGACATGAAATTAAGCTCAGCAAGAAATTGGGGAGACGCTGGGGCAACTGGGGTTGGCTTTTGTCAAGCTAACGAAGTTTGAGGCAGATCAGGCAATGTTCAACTCTCAAAGGGTGAGATCTGCAGACATGAAAAATGTGGctactgaagggtttttagcacataaacgcagcgaaaacgtaaatttactCTTAAAAagaaccgaaaccctccgcaggatccatgcgaaaaaaataatatttaattcgtagttcag
It encodes:
- the LOC141704109 gene encoding cell differentiation protein rcd1-like, which produces MLNLPDSLYPDPIQGDNSVMSNGGAPANNNGPCDGASKAIDWPSASVEDLKQGRIQDLALHIWRSISTVFLLLSEVLSIYKSLTPEKLTMKDSSKVCDVLVLFECLATHPQTKMQFLNVQIHCYLYPFLETEETSKPFQYLRLMSLGVIGGLLKEVGDPSTKVAVHCLLESGLFPLCLKSIEYGNELSQS